The genomic segment TCCCTATCGTTATCATAGGGAATCTCGATGGTTGAAATGAATGAAGTCTTTGAACACTTTAACAAATTCTCTATACTGGTCTTTTTCGAAAGCTAATGGCGGAACATGGATCGGTTTTGACATGTCCACACCATATCCGAACGCTCTCCAAATGATGCAGTCCTTCATCTCCTCTACGTTCGTGGTGACAACAGTACATGAGAAATCCATGTCATCTGAACAAACCAAAACAGGAAGAGCTACATTGGTATAAGACAGCAGTTCAAGGACTTTTTGCTGATCGCGATTTTCAAACAGTCCGATAGGTGGAACTAATAAATCAAAAGAACGACTCTGAGTATTTTGATTCAAATAGTCATTCAAAGTGATGTCGTTGATAGTAATGACATACTGGGGATGCTGAAAACCCTCCATCTGAGCTTGGCGTATATCGATTTTGCTACGTATGTATTTATGGGACTTACGCACTTTTAACACCTCCGTCAAGAAAATCTCTTTGTATGACTTCCTTTCATTTTACAGGTTCATAAACGGGAACACTATGAGAAACAAAGGCTCTGGAATACACGCCCGATCTGACCCATTTCTTGAAAAACGCGCACAGAGCCTCATCCCTATTCATTCGTATCGTGAGTCCATCCCCGCTTTTTTCAACAAGACATGAACAATCATGCCTCTCTCCGCAGATGGAGCAATGGAGATGCTTCCCTCGTGATCTGCGACAATCGCTTGGGCGATGGACAGACCGATCCCGCTTCCTCCTCTTTTTCGCGTACGGGATTTGTCCACGCGATAAAATCGCTTAAAAAGGTGGGGAATCTCCTTTGCTTGAATACCAATCCCTGTATCCTCTACCACAATGTGCACGGCCTCTTCATCCCCATAGGCTCGTACCTTCACTTCTCCTTCATCTGTATATTTCCGTGCATTGTCCAAAAGGATATCCAATAACTGTCGAATCCGCTCCCGATCCATCAAAAGGACAAGAGATTCTTCCCATTCAAAAAGCAGCTTAATTTGTGGAGGGAAAATGGGCACCCACGCTTGCTTTACTTCAAGAAGCAGAGGGGTTAATGGCTGCACGACTTTCGATGAACCTAGTTGAGAGATATGCTGCAATTTGGCTAAAGACAACAGATCATCAATGAGTTTGAAAAGTCGTTTACACTCCTGATGAACAGCAGCGAGCGCTTCATCCCTTACTTCGGGCTTGTGCTGCCCCCATCTTTGCAGAAGACTCACATACCTTTCAATAATCGAGAGAGGTGTACGCAACTCGTGTGATGCATCCGTGACGAATCGCTGCTGGTAGACCATTGCTTCTTCCATGCGATCTAACAGCAGATTAAAGGCGTGGATCAGCTCGTAAATTTCAGTCTCTACGTGGTGATGATGAATTCGTTGGGAGAGTCGTTGAGGGAAAATGGAATGGATTTGTTGGATCAGATGATCGAGAGGCTTGAGTCCCCATTTACTCAACCAATAGCCGCCAACCGCAGAAAGAAGCAAGGTGAAAAAGGAAGAGAGAAACAGAATCGTGAGCAAGATGGAAAAATACCATTCAAGCGCTTCTGTCGTCGTAGAAATTTGCACAAAGAGAAGCTCAGATGTGAATGGCAGCTGTACAGGTTCTTTTGCGACCAAGGTCCTTTCATAATAGTCTTCAGGCTCTACTCTCCAATTGGCTCCCTGTATCGAGGCGATTTGCTTGCCGTTTTGGTCGCTGATGTTTATGAGTTGATTGACGTCAGCGTAATTGGTTAACAAACGAGTCAAATAAGTAATCGTCAGCGATGCTTCTTCGGTGATCTCCGTTTTCAAATCGGCTGCGATGGCCGTTGCTTTCTGATTGAGCAATTTTTGCTCATGTTGATGGACGAGATTAGAGGTGCTGAAAAAAATAAAAATGGACAAAAAGAGAAGCAAAACCAGCATGCCAGAGCTAAATAAAAGCGTGAGTCTCCATTTAAGTGAGTATCTGCGATGTGTAAGCACTGCGTTCTCCTTTTAATCTCGTAGTGTATATCCAATTCCTCGCACAGTATGAATCAGTTTGACAGAAGGATCACTTTCAATTTTGTTCCGCAAATACCGGATATACACATCCACGATGTTGGTATTCCCCATAAAGTCAAAACCCCAAACGGCTGTGAGAATTTGCTCTCGCGAAACTGCTTGCTCCTTGTTCTGAACCAGATAATGAAGCAAATCAAATTCGCGTGGTGTCAGCATGATTTCCTCTTCATCGAGGAACACACGCCGGGCGTTGGGTTGGATCCGCAATCGGCCAACCTGTATCTCCTGGTTCGCTTTTGACTCCCGCTGACGCAATAAAGCCCGAATCCTTGCAAACAACTCCTCAATGGCAA from the Brevibacillus brevis genome contains:
- a CDS encoding sensor histidine kinase, with protein sequence MLTHRRYSLKWRLTLLFSSGMLVLLLFLSIFIFFSTSNLVHQHEQKLLNQKATAIAADLKTEITEEASLTITYLTRLLTNYADVNQLINISDQNGKQIASIQGANWRVEPEDYYERTLVAKEPVQLPFTSELLFVQISTTTEALEWYFSILLTILFLSSFFTLLLSAVGGYWLSKWGLKPLDHLIQQIHSIFPQRLSQRIHHHHVETEIYELIHAFNLLLDRMEEAMVYQQRFVTDASHELRTPLSIIERYVSLLQRWGQHKPEVRDEALAAVHQECKRLFKLIDDLLSLAKLQHISQLGSSKVVQPLTPLLLEVKQAWVPIFPPQIKLLFEWEESLVLLMDRERIRQLLDILLDNARKYTDEGEVKVRAYGDEEAVHIVVEDTGIGIQAKEIPHLFKRFYRVDKSRTRKRGGSGIGLSIAQAIVADHEGSISIAPSAERGMIVHVLLKKAGMDSRYE
- a CDS encoding response regulator transcription factor, which produces MPTPDGKGYLLLVEDEHNLARYLQLELENEGFSTDIEYDGLSGLEKALTMEYDLILLDVMLPELSGIELCRRIRETNDVPIIMITARGEVPDIVTGLDSGANDYLAKPFAIEELFARIRALLRQRESKANQEIQVGRLRIQPNARRVFLDEEEIMLTPREFDLLHYLVQNKEQAVSREQILTAVWGFDFMGNTNIVDVYIRYLRNKIESDPSVKLIHTVRGIGYTLRD